One Coffea arabica cultivar ET-39 chromosome 5c, Coffea Arabica ET-39 HiFi, whole genome shotgun sequence DNA window includes the following coding sequences:
- the LOC140007858 gene encoding uncharacterized protein, whose translation MFITMGSSKSSKRSKWYMCFKPDVDDHPFKPVSRLGKGGKEYLLHHSDVFMSLSDGDKLDSSSDDGQEPLSKKSKRRRGFSRVFKAFLFQSPLAKRKGSRKSEKEAPCRPSKFDKLWKSFRDKKSSISLNKESLGDSPLSDSSRSSLFSSSTAAASSSLTSSRASSIASNSRSASERKRSSSLDSLQLNQKPPAMLSKKTNGYCNSNVGLYLLLICLVALIFWGKAFAVFCTSTCLFLIPCRFKRVDDPSGVNVNNASVEVIDVDSEEHKKKVIMGGLLQRNNRSASRVL comes from the exons GGTTCCTCGAAGTCCTCGAAGAGGAGCAAATGGTACATGTGCTTCAAACCGGATGTCGATGATCATCCGTTTAAGCCCGTTTCGCGTTTAGGAAAAGGAGGGAAGGAATACTTGCTGCATCACAGTGATGTCTTCATGTCCTTGTCCGACGGGGACAAGTTGGATTCTTCGTCCGACGATGGCCAAGAACCCCTGAGTAAGAAGTCGAAGCGTCGCCGGGGATTCTCTCGTGTTTTCAAAGCCTTCTTGTTTCAATCACCTTTG gccaagagaaaaggaagcagaaaatcagaaaaagaagCACCCTGTAGACCTTCAAAATTCGACAAGTTATGGAAGTCGTTCCGGGACAAGAAATCATCAATATCCCTGAACAAAGAATCACTAGGCGACAGCCCTCTATCCGATTCGAGCAGATCAAGCTTGTTTTCATCATCAACAGCAGCAGCCTCGTCCTCCCTAACATCTTCGCGTGCTTCCTCCATCGCTAGCAACTCAAGGTCCGCGTCAGAAAGGAAAAGGTCAAGCTCGTTGGATTCGTTGCAACTGAATCAAAAGCCACCGGCAATGCTCTCCAAGAAAACTAATGGATACTGCAACTCCAACGTGGGACTTTACCTTCTGCTGATTTGCTTGGTTGCGTTGATTTTCTGGGGGAAAGCATTCGCGGTCTTCTGCACCTCAACGTGCCTGTTCTTGATTCCTTGCCGGTTCAAAAGGGTTGATGATCCGTCGGGTGTAAATGTAAATAATGCTAGCGTCGAAGTTATTGACGTTGACTCCGAGGAGCACAAGAAAAAAGTTATCATGGGAGGCCTGCTCCAGAGGAATAATCGTAGTGCTTCTCGGGTCCTATAG